In Clostridium sporogenes, one genomic interval encodes:
- a CDS encoding tyrosine-type recombinase/integrase, protein MGIKRPAKPITSTTKVLDIQDYLRYKNERDYVLFILGITTGYRAGDLVKLKVRDIKEALKRNEFTIYEGKKMNCKNIKDRNKKPRSVEVLPKLAKILKDWIKNKKDYEYVFQSRKGINQHIGVQAISNILKDAGEYFGLHDITAHSMRKTYAYKIYMESDKNIVAVKELLGHRSIEETKKYIGLDKEKYHQYSKSLEEYIR, encoded by the coding sequence TTGGGGATAAAAAGGCCTGCTAAACCAATTACTAGTACAACTAAAGTATTAGATATACAAGACTATCTCAGATACAAAAATGAAAGAGATTATGTATTATTTATACTAGGAATTACAACAGGGTATAGAGCAGGTGACTTAGTTAAATTAAAGGTTAGAGATATTAAAGAAGCTTTAAAGAGAAATGAATTTACAATTTATGAAGGAAAGAAAATGAATTGTAAAAACATAAAAGACAGAAATAAAAAACCGAGATCGGTTGAAGTACTTCCTAAGCTAGCTAAAATATTAAAAGATTGGATTAAAAATAAAAAGGACTATGAATATGTATTCCAATCCAGGAAAGGTATTAATCAGCATATAGGAGTACAAGCGATAAGCAATATATTAAAAGATGCAGGAGAATATTTTGGCCTACATGATATAACTGCACATAGTATGAGGAAGACGTATGCATATAAAATATACATGGAAAGTGATAAAAATATAGTTGCAGTTAAAGAGTTATTAGGCCATAGAAGTATAGAAGAAACTAAAAAGTATATAGGATTAGATAAAGAAAAATATCATCAGTATTCAAAATCATTAGAGGAATATATTAGATGA
- a CDS encoding phage replication initiation protein, translated as MFSLSIIDTDLFLDMPLSTQALYFHLSMRADDDGFIGNPKKIQRMIGSSEDDMKVLITKQFIIPFESGVCVIKHWRVHNYIQTDRYHSTFYKLEKSMLEENNNTYDLLMDTNCIQNGSNMDTQVRLGKDRLEIELGKDSIEVKGKKGRKKKVTKKTYDQIINDYTDNEELKNAILEFIKMRTMIKSKMTDNALNLMLNKLDKLTNDDDMKIKILEQSIMNSWKGVFPLKESKFIKQNSSNADSSNVFLDMLNGGV; from the coding sequence ATGTTCAGTTTATCAATAATAGATACAGATTTATTTTTAGATATGCCCCTAAGCACACAAGCATTGTATTTTCACCTTAGCATGAGGGCTGATGATGATGGATTTATTGGAAATCCAAAGAAAATACAACGCATGATAGGGTCTTCCGAAGATGATATGAAAGTTTTGATAACTAAACAATTTATAATACCTTTTGAAAGTGGTGTTTGTGTAATAAAACATTGGAGAGTACACAATTACATTCAAACAGATAGATATCATTCAACATTTTATAAGCTAGAAAAATCAATGCTTGAAGAAAATAACAATACCTATGATTTACTAATGGATACAAATTGTATACAAAATGGTTCCAATATGGATACCCAGGTTAGGTTAGGTAAGGATAGGTTAGAGATAGAGTTAGGTAAGGATAGTATAGAGGTAAAAGGAAAGAAAGGAAGAAAGAAAAAAGTTACTAAGAAAACTTATGACCAAATTATTAATGATTACACAGATAATGAGGAACTTAAAAACGCTATATTAGAGTTTATAAAAATGAGAACTATGATTAAATCTAAAATGACAGATAATGCATTAAACCTAATGCTTAATAAATTAGACAAGCTTACCAATGATGATGATATGAAAATTAAGATATTAGAACAATCAATAATGAATAGTTGGAAAGGTGTATTCCCATTAAAAGAAAGTAAATTTATAAAACAAAATTCAAGCAATGCAGATTCAAGCAACGTATTTTTAGATATGTTAAATGGGGGTGTGTAA
- a CDS encoding terminase large subunit has protein sequence MTILEELVDYAHKCINDVRVSHYEDYISCQKHKWACERFLKDIENSKLNILKEPFNYYWNEEEAKKIVKWFSYLRHSKGVLAGEPIVLNTWQKFNVCQLYGWRNKKTEKKRFKNSFIEVARKNAKSQMEAGIALYEISSQATKNREVYEYYTAGTKREQSKIIVNEAKLMLKGSPLRGKFKITRDLIEHNKTGSFIKALCKEDGQKGDGTNPAGLILDEYHQHKTTEFYDLFLGANTKEPLLMIITTAGKDLTYPCFTQEYKYCSNILDPNVEEVVNDEYLVDICELDKKDYKEITNINNERLWIKANPIRMTYEDGWKKIKDQFRIAVSIPEKMTAFLTKCLNIWVQDKENGYMDMSKWKKCEVKEIPYDLKNRIVYVGFDMSAKIDLTSVAFIIPILSDEVDKTGKRIVKYVCFSHSFIPNREKLKERILKDKVPYDAWERLGYLTVTNTEIVDQQQVIDYVLETCKKNRWKIDTLCFDPANASKIMIDLSNEGYPVEEVFQSHKSLNESTAGFREQVYCKNVIYTNNPVLNYAMSNAVIKTNNGLIKIDKDATTKRIDPVDAMLCAFKLALYHEFVDTADVDEWLDSDEW, from the coding sequence ATGACCATATTAGAAGAATTAGTAGATTATGCACATAAATGTATTAATGATGTTAGGGTAAGTCATTATGAAGATTATATTTCATGTCAAAAGCATAAGTGGGCATGTGAAAGATTTTTAAAAGATATAGAAAATTCTAAACTAAATATTTTAAAAGAGCCATTTAATTATTATTGGAATGAAGAAGAAGCTAAAAAAATTGTTAAATGGTTTAGCTATTTAAGGCATAGCAAGGGTGTTTTAGCTGGGGAGCCAATCGTATTAAATACGTGGCAAAAATTTAATGTATGTCAGCTATATGGTTGGAGAAATAAGAAAACTGAAAAGAAACGTTTCAAAAACTCATTTATTGAGGTTGCTAGAAAAAATGCTAAATCTCAAATGGAAGCTGGGATAGCTCTTTATGAAATCTCATCTCAAGCTACTAAAAATAGAGAAGTCTATGAGTATTACACAGCAGGCACCAAAAGAGAACAATCGAAAATAATTGTAAATGAAGCAAAACTAATGCTAAAAGGTTCACCCTTAAGAGGTAAATTTAAAATTACCAGAGATTTAATAGAACATAATAAAACGGGAAGTTTTATTAAGGCACTATGTAAAGAAGATGGACAAAAAGGTGATGGTACTAATCCAGCAGGATTGATATTAGATGAATACCATCAACATAAAACAACTGAATTTTATGATTTATTCTTAGGTGCAAACACTAAAGAGCCATTACTTATGATTATTACGACAGCAGGTAAAGATTTAACTTATCCATGCTTCACTCAAGAATATAAATATTGTAGCAATATACTTGATCCTAATGTTGAAGAAGTAGTAAATGATGAATATTTAGTTGATATATGTGAACTAGATAAAAAAGATTATAAAGAAATTACTAATATAAATAATGAAAGACTTTGGATTAAAGCTAATCCAATTCGTATGACATATGAAGATGGATGGAAAAAAATAAAAGATCAATTTAGAATAGCAGTAAGTATACCTGAAAAAATGACAGCGTTTCTAACTAAATGTTTGAATATTTGGGTACAAGATAAAGAAAATGGTTATATGGATATGTCAAAATGGAAAAAATGTGAGGTTAAAGAGATACCATATGACTTAAAAAATAGAATAGTATATGTTGGATTTGATATGTCAGCGAAGATAGATTTAACTTCGGTGGCTTTTATTATACCTATTTTAAGTGATGAAGTAGATAAAACAGGAAAAAGGATAGTTAAATATGTATGTTTTTCACATTCATTTATTCCTAACAGAGAAAAATTAAAAGAAAGAATACTTAAAGATAAAGTACCATACGATGCTTGGGAACGATTAGGATATTTAACTGTTACTAATACTGAAATTGTTGACCAACAACAAGTAATAGACTATGTTTTAGAAACTTGTAAAAAAAACAGGTGGAAAATAGATACTTTGTGTTTTGATCCAGCAAACGCTAGTAAAATTATGATAGATTTGTCAAATGAAGGGTATCCGGTTGAAGAAGTTTTTCAATCGCATAAATCTTTAAATGAAAGTACTGCAGGTTTTAGAGAACAAGTTTACTGCAAAAATGTTATTTATACTAATAATCCAGTACTAAACTATGCTATGAGTAATGCAGTAATAAAAACTAACAATGGATTAATTAAAATTGATAAAGATGCAACTACAAAAAGAATAGATCCAGTTGATGCTATGTTATGCGCTTTTAAGTTAGCATTATATCATGAATTTGTAGACACTGCTGATGTTGATGAATGGCTTGATAGTGATGAATGGTAA
- a CDS encoding helix-turn-helix transcriptional regulator — translation MKITPIKIRRINMGLDTNEAVEMLGISKSTFYKLEQGHTTPSVKLISKIAKVYECTIDEIFKDLKIN, via the coding sequence ATGAAAATTACACCAATAAAGATAAGAAGAATTAATATGGGTTTAGATACTAACGAGGCTGTTGAAATGCTAGGAATAAGTAAAAGTACTTTCTATAAATTAGAACAAGGGCATACAACCCCAAGTGTAAAGTTAATTAGCAAAATTGCTAAGGTTTATGAATGTACAATAGATGAAATATTTAAAGATTTAAAAATTAATTAG
- a CDS encoding ORF6N domain-containing protein: MQKVILNIENGQPMITEIKPVEIKGQRVLTTEQLGEVYEVEEVRIRQGFSRNQDKFQEGKHYFKLQGEELKQFKREYLKDTSLKLNSLMLWTERGANRHCKILDTDKAWEQFDNLEETYFRVKEKNLPPMSIEDILIENLQQMKDVKQQLNQVNYTALEAKHASEENKEKLEEFPLFTIDSKELSRVANRVVVKFLGGKGTPAYKELKRKVYSDLYRQVWREFDVTSCAAIKRKDLEEAKKIISEYKLPRALANEIQTLNNQVSF, encoded by the coding sequence ATGCAAAAAGTAATTTTAAACATAGAAAATGGACAACCTATGATAACGGAAATAAAACCAGTAGAAATTAAAGGTCAAAGAGTTTTAACAACAGAGCAACTTGGAGAAGTTTACGAGGTTGAAGAAGTTAGAATAAGACAGGGATTCTCTAGAAACCAAGATAAATTTCAAGAGGGTAAACATTATTTTAAATTACAAGGTGAAGAACTTAAACAATTTAAAAGAGAGTATCTTAAAGATACTTCGTTAAAATTAAACTCTTTAATGCTGTGGACAGAACGAGGAGCGAATCGCCATTGCAAAATCCTTGATACTGACAAGGCGTGGGAGCAGTTCGACAACTTAGAGGAAACTTACTTTAGAGTTAAAGAAAAGAATTTGCCACCTATGAGTATAGAGGATATTTTAATAGAAAATTTACAACAAATGAAAGATGTAAAGCAACAACTTAATCAAGTAAATTACACTGCTTTAGAAGCTAAGCATGCATCAGAAGAAAATAAAGAAAAACTTGAGGAATTCCCTTTATTCACTATAGATAGTAAGGAATTAAGTAGAGTGGCTAACAGGGTAGTAGTAAAGTTTTTAGGTGGTAAGGGAACTCCAGCATATAAGGAATTAAAAAGAAAAGTATACTCCGATTTATATAGACAAGTTTGGAGAGAGTTTGATGTAACAAGTTGTGCAGCAATAAAAAGAAAAGATTTAGAAGAAGCTAAGAAAATTATAAGTGAATATAAGTTGCCAAGAGCATTAGCAAATGAAATTCAAACATTAAATAATCAAGTTAGTTTTTAG
- a CDS encoding nucleoid-associated protein: MEYIKEVNINEAVVHILDNNSEEPVLNEYKLRLDDECYKYILKHVDKCLKDECLRYAKFNEEKNVVKEVSQEYLNGHNDLLDVSKELAKQLFILMKGNDNISSCDLMIVSISTEYGPMLAILKMDYVKNYIHVVDMIEDKVGIDIVPEFTGLPASAQKIEKCAFIKPIREDQEFNLMVIDKQKKNKTSEEYGSNYFINKYIGCSIIENERDSTKAFVQATEKWSKINLNEDAATSEKIIRTVGKLLKEKDTIDIEEVSNDIFGENSDVKLNYEGFIAEQGIKEKIDVDKEWVDKKFKRIRLKIDRDIDLYIDKESYHDDSRFEVKRVGDGSVNIIIKNVYNYMQKISGK, encoded by the coding sequence ATGGAATATATAAAAGAAGTTAATATAAATGAGGCAGTAGTTCATATATTGGACAACAATAGTGAGGAGCCAGTATTAAATGAATATAAATTAAGATTGGATGATGAGTGTTATAAATATATATTAAAACATGTAGATAAATGCCTAAAAGATGAATGTCTAAGGTATGCAAAATTCAATGAAGAGAAAAATGTAGTAAAAGAAGTTTCACAAGAATATTTAAATGGCCATAACGATTTATTAGATGTTTCTAAGGAATTGGCTAAACAACTTTTTATATTGATGAAAGGCAATGATAATATATCTTCTTGCGATTTAATGATAGTTTCTATATCAACAGAATATGGCCCAATGTTAGCCATATTAAAAATGGATTATGTTAAAAATTATATTCATGTAGTGGATATGATAGAGGATAAAGTAGGTATAGATATAGTGCCAGAGTTTACGGGATTACCTGCCAGTGCTCAAAAGATAGAAAAGTGTGCATTTATAAAACCTATAAGAGAAGATCAAGAATTTAATTTGATGGTTATAGATAAGCAGAAAAAAAATAAAACTAGCGAGGAATATGGATCAAATTATTTTATAAATAAATATATAGGGTGCAGCATAATAGAAAATGAAAGGGATTCTACAAAAGCATTTGTACAAGCTACGGAAAAATGGTCTAAAATCAATTTGAATGAAGATGCAGCAACATCAGAAAAAATAATAAGAACAGTAGGAAAACTATTAAAAGAAAAAGATACTATAGACATAGAAGAAGTTTCTAATGATATATTTGGCGAAAATTCAGATGTTAAACTAAATTACGAAGGATTTATTGCAGAACAGGGTATAAAAGAAAAAATAGATGTAGACAAAGAATGGGTAGATAAGAAATTTAAAAGAATAAGATTAAAGATAGATAGAGACATAGATTTGTATATAGATAAAGAATCCTATCATGATGATTCAAGGTTTGAGGTAAAAAGAGTAGGGGATGGATCAGTAAATATAATAATTAAAAATGTTTATAATTATATGCAAAAGATAAGTGGAAAATAA
- a CDS encoding phage portal protein — protein MRIINKVKKIFKNEVETIGTNPTLEELREFFNSNIEEIANSKLTSTSYYSCMQIRCNAIAKLPLKLMRETEKGSIKAKEHNLYKLLKKRPNPFTNSHDFIWATEFNRLEYGNAFWVMDANIRGKIQALYLLDTRKVTIIVDNTGILNNKNAVYYIYEDEKQGQIIYTSDEIVHFKNFSMNGLKGTSIKKYIADTVENEQYSAKLLKDKYKNGLQDPIIVQYIGDLNDAKQQKIKKKFADMGGAKNAGKVVPIPTDFKVEQLETKLVNSQFFQLQGLTTRHIANAFGVKGFQLNDMEKSTYNNIEQQNKAFYSDTLQNSLTTYEQEMDYKLLTTDEQEKKGYYWQFNVDSILRSDLTSRTTSYQAGINTGYMTIAEVREKENLPYIEGTDKLIIGNGASIPLEDLGKQYRKGGENIEKD, from the coding sequence ATGAGAATAATCAATAAAGTTAAAAAAATATTCAAAAATGAAGTTGAGACAATAGGTACTAATCCTACTTTAGAGGAACTAAGGGAGTTTTTTAACAGCAATATTGAAGAAATTGCAAATAGTAAACTTACGAGTACAAGTTATTATTCATGTATGCAAATAAGATGCAATGCTATAGCTAAATTACCATTGAAACTTATGCGAGAAACTGAAAAAGGATCAATAAAAGCAAAAGAACATAATTTATATAAACTTTTAAAGAAAAGGCCAAATCCTTTTACTAATTCACATGATTTCATTTGGGCTACAGAATTTAATAGACTAGAATATGGCAACGCTTTTTGGGTTATGGATGCGAATATTCGAGGGAAGATACAAGCTTTATATTTATTAGATACTAGAAAAGTGACTATTATAGTTGATAATACTGGAATCTTGAATAATAAAAATGCAGTTTATTATATTTATGAAGATGAAAAACAAGGTCAAATTATTTATACAAGTGATGAAATAGTACACTTTAAGAATTTTAGTATGAATGGATTAAAAGGTACTAGCATTAAGAAATATATAGCTGATACAGTAGAAAATGAACAGTATTCAGCTAAATTATTAAAAGACAAATATAAAAATGGACTTCAAGATCCTATTATCGTTCAATATATAGGTGATTTGAATGATGCTAAACAACAAAAAATAAAGAAAAAATTTGCTGATATGGGTGGTGCTAAAAATGCTGGTAAGGTTGTACCAATCCCAACAGATTTCAAGGTAGAACAATTAGAAACTAAACTTGTAAACAGTCAATTTTTTCAATTACAAGGTCTTACTACAAGACATATTGCTAATGCTTTTGGTGTAAAAGGCTTTCAACTTAACGATATGGAAAAAAGTACTTATAACAATATCGAACAACAAAATAAAGCTTTTTATAGTGATACCTTACAAAATTCTTTAACTACTTATGAGCAAGAAATGGATTATAAACTACTAACTACAGATGAACAAGAAAAAAAAGGATACTACTGGCAATTCAATGTTGATAGTATTTTAAGAAGCGATTTAACGAGTAGAACAACTTCATATCAAGCTGGAATTAATACAGGATATATGACAATAGCAGAAGTTAGAGAAAAAGAGAATTTACCTTACATTGAAGGCACTGATAAATTAATAATAGGGAATGGTGCAAGCATACCATTAGAAGATTTAGGAAAGCAGTATAGAAAAGGGGGTGAGAATATTGAGAAAGATTAA
- a CDS encoding helix-turn-helix transcriptional regulator, translating into MARSDSFEDIIEKHLDEIEQWVEQNNTDKEIAEKLGIAYSTFRKYKSNNVALKSRIATAKDKKNQEVEKALYKCCIGYHYYEEVVTKVKTEDVVDGQIITNEDVIISKVKKYKGPELNAEKYWLNNKEKAKWKEDPHRAANDKKVTKMKEKEVELKVKMMEGLEE; encoded by the coding sequence TTGGCGAGAAGTGATAGCTTTGAAGACATAATTGAAAAGCATCTAGATGAGATAGAGCAATGGGTTGAACAGAATAACACTGATAAGGAAATAGCTGAAAAGTTAGGAATTGCATATTCCACTTTTAGGAAATACAAGAGCAATAACGTAGCACTTAAGAGCCGAATTGCTACGGCAAAAGATAAGAAGAACCAGGAAGTTGAAAAGGCATTGTATAAATGTTGTATTGGATATCATTACTATGAAGAAGTAGTAACAAAAGTTAAAACAGAAGATGTAGTTGATGGACAAATAATAACAAATGAAGATGTCATTATTAGTAAAGTTAAAAAATATAAAGGCCCTGAGTTAAATGCAGAAAAGTATTGGCTGAATAATAAAGAGAAAGCTAAATGGAAAGAAGACCCACACAGAGCTGCTAATGATAAGAAGGTTACTAAGATGAAAGAAAAAGAAGTAGAATTAAAAGTTAAGATGATGGAAGGGTTGGAAGAATAA
- a CDS encoding MazG-like family protein: MHLMVLDKNETLPQELLKLQEEFKEVKEAIIANDKENTTEEILDIMQVCIGMLDTQVKNKDIDLEEEINKHNKKLVNRGWKFKKRIFFQVYNEYH, from the coding sequence ATGCATTTAATGGTTTTAGATAAAAATGAAACACTTCCACAGGAACTGTTAAAGTTACAAGAAGAATTTAAAGAAGTTAAGGAAGCAATTATAGCAAATGATAAAGAAAACACTACAGAGGAAATATTGGACATAATGCAAGTGTGTATTGGAATGTTAGACACACAAGTAAAAAACAAGGATATAGATTTAGAAGAAGAAATTAATAAACATAATAAGAAATTAGTTAATAGAGGTTGGAAATTTAAAAAAAGAATATTTTTTCAAGTGTACAATGAGTACCACTAG
- a CDS encoding nitrate ABC transporter ATP-binding protein: MTDIKLFERWVKNALKNTFVFNPYKEFFIVIDGYTGFKISNKFSSYKKVIKKQTFQSLKSGFCVKNGELKKWDSLNALKHFDMANKTKATMLPFVYEKSDKMQIFKANDELIFVNKELLKNINIEHYEIYAESPVTPLAFKSQDITYITLPIRMNKFRYIIKENKESQDAFNGFR; encoded by the coding sequence ATGACAGATATAAAACTATTTGAAAGATGGGTTAAAAATGCTTTAAAGAACACCTTTGTATTTAATCCATATAAAGAGTTTTTCATAGTAATAGATGGTTACACAGGATTCAAGATATCAAATAAATTTAGTAGTTACAAGAAAGTAATAAAAAAGCAAACCTTCCAAAGTTTAAAAAGTGGATTTTGTGTTAAAAATGGAGAATTAAAAAAGTGGGACAGTTTAAATGCATTAAAGCACTTTGATATGGCTAATAAAACAAAGGCTACAATGTTACCTTTTGTATATGAAAAGAGCGATAAAATGCAAATATTTAAGGCAAATGATGAACTTATATTTGTAAATAAGGAGCTATTAAAAAATATAAATATTGAACATTATGAAATCTATGCTGAAAGTCCTGTAACACCTTTAGCATTTAAAAGTCAGGACATAACTTATATAACACTACCAATTAGAATGAATAAGTTTAGATATATCATAAAAGAAAATAAGGAGAGCCAAGATGCATTTAATGGTTTTAGATAA
- a CDS encoding phage terminase small subunit P27 family — protein MSKARVTLEMQKKHLTNEEKIQKEQEEEILTLGKDQLENPPSWLIDDIAIGEFKRIVKENEKVNIIGNLDVNNLGAYCNSYSMYLKATGGLKGKSLVLRKITKNGHITVENPLIKVQKNYAEEMRKFASLCGMTIDSRLKCATAKTTKQQEDIIDEFGDI, from the coding sequence ATGTCAAAGGCAAGAGTAACATTAGAAATGCAAAAAAAACATTTAACAAATGAAGAAAAAATTCAAAAAGAACAAGAAGAAGAAATTTTAACATTAGGAAAAGACCAATTAGAAAATCCACCTTCTTGGCTTATAGATGACATTGCAATAGGAGAATTTAAACGGATAGTTAAAGAAAATGAGAAGGTTAATATAATTGGTAACTTAGATGTAAATAATTTAGGTGCATACTGTAATTCATATTCAATGTACTTAAAAGCAACAGGAGGACTAAAAGGTAAATCATTAGTTTTAAGGAAAATAACAAAGAATGGACATATAACAGTGGAAAATCCATTAATTAAAGTTCAGAAAAATTATGCGGAAGAAATGAGGAAATTTGCTTCACTATGCGGAATGACTATTGACAGCAGATTGAAATGTGCGACAGCTAAGACTACTAAACAACAAGAAGATATAATAGATGAATTCGGGGATATTTAA
- a CDS encoding helix-turn-helix domain-containing protein, translated as MLGDKIKQLRENRKLTQHELANKLNIAQSTIGMIEGNKRPAGRKTLIKLADFFGVSVDYLLSEDIASQEEIIKLNKKDEKDIKKALNETLNQLENSQDGLMFDGEPIDDETRELLRISLENSMRLAKEIAKKKYTPKKYKK; from the coding sequence ATGCTAGGTGATAAAATTAAACAATTAAGAGAGAATAGAAAATTAACTCAACACGAGTTAGCAAATAAATTAAATATAGCTCAATCTACTATTGGTATGATTGAAGGTAATAAACGACCAGCTGGTAGGAAAACATTAATAAAATTAGCTGATTTTTTTGGTGTGTCAGTTGATTATTTACTATCAGAGGATATTGCATCACAAGAAGAAATCATTAAATTAAATAAGAAAGATGAAAAAGACATAAAAAAAGCCCTTAATGAAACACTAAATCAATTAGAAAACTCACAAGATGGATTAATGTTTGATGGCGAACCCATAGATGATGAAACAAGAGAATTATTAAGAATAAGTTTAGAAAATTCTATGAGGTTAGCTAAAGAAATAGCTAAGAAAAAATATACTCCTAAAAAGTATAAGAAATAA
- a CDS encoding ubiquitin, translating into MSKKIKTTDLNLNVSTGTMLYVDIDIFRFSYNQEIFNLTIKILDGENYEFFEEVDLPEDEVIVDHNDLKIFALNWIFKNVEVVKEI; encoded by the coding sequence ATGAGTAAAAAAATAAAAACAACAGATTTAAACTTAAATGTTTCTACAGGAACAATGCTTTATGTGGATATAGATATTTTTAGGTTCTCATACAATCAAGAAATATTTAACTTAACTATTAAAATACTCGATGGAGAGAATTATGAATTTTTCGAAGAAGTTGATTTGCCAGAAGACGAGGTCATTGTAGATCATAATGATTTGAAAATATTTGCCCTAAATTGGATATTTAAAAATGTTGAGGTAGTAAAGGAGATTTAA
- a CDS encoding replicative helicase loader/inhibitor, which translates to MTLEETIKILSIIKAAYPQWAKDLKASDAKMMVTLWNDMLQDYEYNLVQVAIKKVIATNKFPPSVAEVIESINYITSGGKSEMTEIEAWGLVRKAIKNSAYNAEEEFNKLPEKIQQAIGSHNILHNWSQETVDGIEKVIGSNFMRSYKATVIRKKEEKQLPSSIRKMLSNVGQKMIEEVK; encoded by the coding sequence ATGACACTAGAAGAAACTATAAAAATATTAAGCATTATAAAAGCGGCATACCCACAATGGGCCAAGGACTTAAAAGCTAGTGATGCTAAAATGATGGTGACTTTATGGAATGATATGTTACAAGACTATGAATATAATTTAGTTCAAGTTGCAATTAAGAAGGTTATAGCAACTAATAAGTTTCCTCCAAGTGTGGCTGAAGTAATAGAATCTATAAATTATATAACTAGTGGTGGAAAATCAGAAATGACAGAGATTGAAGCGTGGGGACTAGTACGGAAGGCTATTAAAAATTCTGCTTATAATGCTGAAGAAGAATTTAATAAGTTGCCTGAAAAGATACAACAGGCGATAGGTAGTCATAATATATTGCATAATTGGAGCCAGGAAACTGTAGATGGTATAGAAAAGGTAATCGGTTCTAATTTTATGAGAAGTTATAAGGCTACTGTAATAAGAAAGAAAGAAGAAAAACAGTTACCATCATCAATTAGAAAAATGTTAAGTAATGTAGGTCAAAAAATGATTGAGGAGGTTAAATAA
- a CDS encoding HNH endonuclease, with protein MCSCKDKRYKEEDKYKKDTKEKQFYSSEEWNIMRDKAKDKYEGLDIYSYYVLGIIEYGQTVHHIEPIKKNWNKRLDINNLIYLTESNHKKLHYRMDHGEEHEVIKELYSLIEKFEKEIIN; from the coding sequence GTGTGTTCATGTAAAGATAAGAGATACAAAGAAGAAGATAAGTATAAGAAAGATACTAAAGAAAAACAATTCTATTCTAGTGAAGAATGGAACATAATGAGAGATAAGGCAAAGGATAAGTACGAAGGGTTAGATATATATAGTTATTATGTACTAGGCATAATTGAATACGGACAAACAGTTCATCATATAGAACCAATAAAAAAGAATTGGAATAAGAGATTAGATATTAATAATCTTATATATCTTACTGAAAGCAATCATAAGAAGCTACATTATAGAATGGATCATGGAGAAGAACATGAAGTTATTAAAGAACTCTATAGTCTTATAGAGAAATTTGAGAAAGAAATAATAAATTAA